One segment of Passer domesticus isolate bPasDom1 chromosome 24, bPasDom1.hap1, whole genome shotgun sequence DNA contains the following:
- the LOC135285633 gene encoding zinc finger and BTB domain-containing protein 8A-like, translating to MEISSHQFHLLQQLNEQRRQDLFCDCNILVEGKVFKAHRNVLFASSGYFKMLLSQSSKETSQSTTATFQAFSPDTFTVILDFVYSGKLSLTGQNVIEVMSAASYLQMTDVISVCKTFIKSSLDISEKEKDRYFSLSDKDVSSNGVERSCVYGGGWRAESSPPHSHSSPDPAACMMGGNAWGSFNYYPSSQRNAQQQLSKHEQRQDSLKKPRHPGLQQPSDIPHYKSSKLEDRAAEPAGHAAPPEEQVHIDTELEAPHVGFQFGQGAEVMPRGLAVSQQEHESPRSSGKSKASKAEEQYGSMPSILGVMGSWAEDDLARMRFKCPFCSHVVKRKADLKRHLRCHTGERPYPCEACGKRFSRLDHLSSHFRTIHQACKPICRKCKRHVTELTGQVVQEGTRRYRLCNECLAEAGIDSIRIDLEAEAPLEFPQDGDKDSRWHYGGEDNRSDVEIVEDGSSDLVIQQVDDSEDEAEEKEVKPNIR from the exons ATGGAGATTTCTTCTCATCAGTTTCACCTCTTGCAGCAACTAAATGAGCAGCGCAGGCAGGACTTGTTCTGTGACTGCAACATCCTGGTGGAGGGCAAGGTGTTCAAAGCCCATCGCAATGTGCTGTTTGCCAGCAGTGGCTACTTCAAAATGCTCCTTTCGCAGAGCTCGAAGGAGACGAGTCAGTCCACGACAGCCACTTTCCAGGCCTTTTCTCCTGACACCTTCACAGTCATCCTAGATTTTGTGTATTCAGGCAAACTGTCGCTCACTGGTCAGAATGTGATCGAAGTCATGTCAGCTGCCAGCTACCTGCAGATGACCGATGTGATCAGCGTGTGTAAAACCTTCATCAAGTCGTCGCTGGACATCAGCGAGAAGGAGAAGGATCGCTACTTCAGCCTGTCAGACAAAGATGTGAGTTCCAACGGCGTGGAGCGCTCCTGTGTGTACGGCGGGGGGTGGAGGGCAGAGAGCAGCCCCCCGCACTCCCACTCCAGCCCAGACCCTGCCGCTTGCATGATGGGCGGCAACGCTTGGGGCAGTTTCAACTATTACCCCAGCTCTCAAAGAaatgcccagcagcagctgtccaAACACGAGCAGCGGCAGGATTCCCTGAAGAAACCGCGGcacccggggctgcagcagccctcgGACATCCCGCACTATAAATCCAGCAAGCTGGAGGACAGGGCTGCCGAGCCCGCCGGGCACGCCGCGCCGCCCGAGGAGCAGGTGCACATCGACACGGAGCTGGAGGCTCCTCACGTGGGCTTCCAGTTCGGCCAGGGGGCTGAGGTGATGCCCAGGggcctggctgtgtcccagcaggagCACGAGTCGCCCCGCTCCTCCGGCAAATCCAAGGCCTCCAAAGCTGAGGAGCAGTACGGGAGCATGCCCTCCATCCTGGGAGTCATGGGGAGCTGGGCTGAAG ATGACCTGGCCAGGATGAGGTTCAAGTGTCCGTTCTGCAGCCACGTGGTGAAGAGAAAAGCCGACCTGAAGCGTCACCTCCGCTGTCACACGGGCGAGCGGCCGTACCCCTGCGAGGCGTGTGGGAAGAGGTTCAGCAGGCTGGATCACCTCAGCAGCCATTTTCGAACC ATCCACCAGGCGTGCAAGCCCATCTGCAGGAAGTGCAAGCGGCACGTCACCGAGCTGACGGGGCAGGTGGTGCAGGAGGGCACGCGGCGCTACAGACTGTGCAACGAGTGCCTGGCCGAGGCTGGCATCGACAGCATCCGCATTGACTTGGAGGCTGAGGCTCCTCTGGAGTTCCCACAGGACGGGGACAAGGACTCCAGGTGGCACTACGGCGGGGAGGACAACAGGTCTGACGTGGAGATCGTGGAGGACGGCTCCAGCGACTTGGTCATTCAGCAAGTGGATGACAGCGAGGATGAGGCGGAGGAGAAGGAAGTGAAACCAAACATTAGGTAG
- the ZBTB8B gene encoding zinc finger and BTB domain-containing protein 8B produces MEVQSYYAKLLGELNEQRKRDFFCDCSIIVEGRIFKAHKNILFATSGYFRALLVHYIQDSGRHSTASLDIVTSEAFAVILDFLYSGKLDLCGDNVIEVMSAASYLQMTDVVNFCKSYIRSSLDICRKMEREAALRQADGGASGPAAPCRASAASSSSSSLQEKVPGGGCQPPELAREAAGDGPAGLEAKVELEAEEGGRAAAPQPLEEGQPLELACNNLHMKQFLEALLRTSSAPRKEDVVHHLVRGFEGRAEDAAVAVSSMGDIHSDWYGEDTGDVLVVPIKLHKCPFCPYTAKQKGILKRHIRSHTGERPYPCETCGKRFTRQEHLRSHALSVHRSNKPIICKGCRRTFTNSLSQGLRRFGLCDSCTCVTTTHEDSLPINLSLVETASEGQEKGDADNDWPIYVESGEENDPAEDEDGDDKQEIHRTLSDRETLM; encoded by the exons atggaggTGCAGTCCTACTACGCCAagctgctgggggagctgaACGAGCAGCGCAAGCGGGATTTCTTCTGCGACTGCAGCATCATCGTGGAGGGCCGCATCTTCAAGGCGCACAAGAACATCCTGTTCGCCACCAGCGGCTACTTCCGAGCGCTGCTGGTGCACTACATCCAGGACAGCGGGCGCCACAGCACGGCCTCGCTGGACATCGTCACCTCCGAGGCCTTCGCCGTCATCCTGGACTTCCTCTACTCGGGCAAGCTGGACCTGTGCGGGGACAACGTCATCGAGGTGATGTCCGCCGCCAGCTACCTGCAGATGACCGACGTGGTCAACTTCTGCAAGAGCTACATCAGGTCCTCGCTGGACATCTGCAGGAAGATGGAGCGGGAGGCGGCGCTGCGCCAGGCGGACGGCGGCGCCtcgggccccgccgcgccctGCAGGGCCTcggccgcctcctcctcctcctcctccctgcaggagaaggttCCTGGGGGCGGCTGCCAGCCCCCGGAGCTGGCCAGGGAGGCTGCGGGCGATGGCCCGGCCGGGCTGGAAGCCAAGGTGGAGCTGGAGGCCGAggagggcgggcgggcggcggcgccgcaGCCCCTGGAAGAggggcagcccctggagctggcCTGCAACAACCTGCACATGAAGCAGTTCCTGGAGGCTCTGCTGCGCACCAGCTCGGCCCCCAGGAAGGAGGACGTGGTGCACCACCTTGTCCGGGGCTTCGAGGGCAGGGCTGAGGACGCTGCCGTGGCCGTGAGCTCCATGGGGGACATTCACAGCGACTGGTATGGTGAGGACACAG GTGACGTGCTGGTGGTGCCCATCAAGCTGCACAAGTGCCCGTTCTGCCCCTACACGGCCAAGCAGAAGGGGATCCTGAAGCGGCACATCCGCTCGCACACCGGGGAGCGGCCGTACCCCTGCGAGACCTGCGGCAAGCGCTTCACGCGCCAGGAGCACCTGCGCAGCCACGCGCTCAGC GTCCATCGCTCCAACAAGCCCATCATCTgcaagggctgcaggaggacCTTCACCAACAGCCTGTCCCAGGGGCTGCGGCGCTTCGGGCTCTGCGACAGCTGCACCTGTGTCACCACCACCCACGAGGACTCCCTGCCCATCAACCTCAGCCTGGTGGAAACAGCCTCggaagggcaggagaaagggGATGCTGACAATGACTGGCCCATCTATGTGGAGTCTGGAGAGGAAAATGACCCagctgaggatgaggatggcGATGACAAGCAGGAAATCCACAGGACTTTGTCAGACAGAGAGACTTTGATGTAG